A genomic segment from Nicotiana tabacum cultivar K326 chromosome 9, ASM71507v2, whole genome shotgun sequence encodes:
- the LOC107815852 gene encoding protein neprosin-like isoform X1: MVAAVQFSSCGQRRRGAFIVVLMLVYLWGSLISLSCAARLSSVSRQKLQVERHLKRLNKPAIKSIESGDGDIIDCVHISQQPAFDHPFLKDHKIQMRPSYHPEGLYDEDKIATGPKERTNSITQLWHMSGRCPEDTIPVRRTKKDDVLRASSIKRYGKKKHKAIPKPRSTDPDLINESGHQHAIAYVEGDKYYGAKATINVWEPKVQQPNEFSLSQLWILGGSFGEDLNSIEAGWQVSPDLYGDNNTRLFTYWTSDAYQATGCYNLLCSGFIQVSSAIAMGASISPVSAYRNSQYDISILIWKDPKEGHWWMQFGNDYVLGYWPSFLFSYLGESASMVEWGGEVVNSQPDGKHTATQMGSGRFPEEGFGKSSYFRNIQVVDSSNNLKSPKDLGTFTEQSNCYDVQTGSNEDWGHHFYFGGPGRNPNCQ, translated from the exons ATGGTAGCTGCTGTGCAGTTTAGCTCATGCGGTCAGAGGAGGAGAGGAGCTTTTAttgtagttttgatgttggtttACTTGTGGGGTTCTCTGATCTCGTTATCTTGTGCTGCTAGGCTCTCTTCTGTCTCAAGGCAGAAGCTTCAGGTTGAGAGACACTTGAAAAGGCTCAACAAACCTGCCATTAAAAGCATTGAG AGTGGAGATGGGGATATCATTGACTGTGTACACATCTCTCAGCAACCAGCTTTTGACCACCCATTCCTCAAAGATCACAAAATCCAG ATGCGACCTAGCTATCATCCAGAAGGGCTTTATGATGAGGACAAGATAGCCACAGGGCCTAAAGAAAGAACAAATTCCATCACTCAATTGTGGCATATGAGTGGAAGGTGCCCTGAGGACACTATTCCTGTAAGGAGAACAAAAAAAGATGATGTTTTGAGGGCAAGTTCTATCAAAAGGTATGGCAAGAAGAAGCACAAGGCGATCCCTAAGCCCAGGTCTACAGATCCTGACCTTATCAATGAAAGTGGCCATCAG CATGCAATAGCTTATGTTGAAGGAGACAAGTATTATGGAGCAAAGGCAACTATTAATGTGTGGGAACCTAAGGTACAGCAGCCAAATGAGTTCAGCTTGTCTCAGCTTTGGATTCTTGGTGGTTCTTTTGGTGAAGATCTAAATAGCATTGAAGCTGGTTGGCAG GTTAGCCCAGACCTCTACGGTGACAATAACACAAGACTGTTCACTTACTGGACT AGTGATGCATATCAAGCAACAGGATGCTACAACCTTCTCTGCTCAGGTTTCATTCAAGTCAGCAGTGCAATAGCTATGGGAGCAAGCATCTCCCCTGTTTCAGCCTATAGAAACTCCCAATATGATATCAGTATTCTTATCTGGAAG GATCCAAAAGAAGGACATTGGTGGATGCAATTTGGAAATGACTATGTGTTGGGGTATTGGCCATCATTTTTGTTCTCCTATTTAGGAGAGAGTGCATCAATGGTAGAGTGGGGTGGGGAGGTGGTCAATTCACAACCAGATGGTAAACATACAGCTACACAAATGGGGAGTGGTAGATTTCCAGAAGAAGGTTTTGGCAAGTCAAGTTATTTCAGGAACATTCAAGTAGTTGACAGCTCCAATAATCTTAAATCTCCTAAAGATCTTGGCACCTTCACTGAGCAATCCAACTGCTATGATGTCCAAACAGGAAGTAATGAAGATTGGGGACATCACTTTTACTTTGGAGGCCCTGGTAGAAACCCTAATTGCCAATGA
- the LOC107815852 gene encoding protein neprosin-like isoform X2, whose protein sequence is MRPSYHPEGLYDEDKIATGPKERTNSITQLWHMSGRCPEDTIPVRRTKKDDVLRASSIKRYGKKKHKAIPKPRSTDPDLINESGHQHAIAYVEGDKYYGAKATINVWEPKVQQPNEFSLSQLWILGGSFGEDLNSIEAGWQVSPDLYGDNNTRLFTYWTSDAYQATGCYNLLCSGFIQVSSAIAMGASISPVSAYRNSQYDISILIWKDPKEGHWWMQFGNDYVLGYWPSFLFSYLGESASMVEWGGEVVNSQPDGKHTATQMGSGRFPEEGFGKSSYFRNIQVVDSSNNLKSPKDLGTFTEQSNCYDVQTGSNEDWGHHFYFGGPGRNPNCQ, encoded by the exons ATGCGACCTAGCTATCATCCAGAAGGGCTTTATGATGAGGACAAGATAGCCACAGGGCCTAAAGAAAGAACAAATTCCATCACTCAATTGTGGCATATGAGTGGAAGGTGCCCTGAGGACACTATTCCTGTAAGGAGAACAAAAAAAGATGATGTTTTGAGGGCAAGTTCTATCAAAAGGTATGGCAAGAAGAAGCACAAGGCGATCCCTAAGCCCAGGTCTACAGATCCTGACCTTATCAATGAAAGTGGCCATCAG CATGCAATAGCTTATGTTGAAGGAGACAAGTATTATGGAGCAAAGGCAACTATTAATGTGTGGGAACCTAAGGTACAGCAGCCAAATGAGTTCAGCTTGTCTCAGCTTTGGATTCTTGGTGGTTCTTTTGGTGAAGATCTAAATAGCATTGAAGCTGGTTGGCAG GTTAGCCCAGACCTCTACGGTGACAATAACACAAGACTGTTCACTTACTGGACT AGTGATGCATATCAAGCAACAGGATGCTACAACCTTCTCTGCTCAGGTTTCATTCAAGTCAGCAGTGCAATAGCTATGGGAGCAAGCATCTCCCCTGTTTCAGCCTATAGAAACTCCCAATATGATATCAGTATTCTTATCTGGAAG GATCCAAAAGAAGGACATTGGTGGATGCAATTTGGAAATGACTATGTGTTGGGGTATTGGCCATCATTTTTGTTCTCCTATTTAGGAGAGAGTGCATCAATGGTAGAGTGGGGTGGGGAGGTGGTCAATTCACAACCAGATGGTAAACATACAGCTACACAAATGGGGAGTGGTAGATTTCCAGAAGAAGGTTTTGGCAAGTCAAGTTATTTCAGGAACATTCAAGTAGTTGACAGCTCCAATAATCTTAAATCTCCTAAAGATCTTGGCACCTTCACTGAGCAATCCAACTGCTATGATGTCCAAACAGGAAGTAATGAAGATTGGGGACATCACTTTTACTTTGGAGGCCCTGGTAGAAACCCTAATTGCCAATGA
- the LOC107815853 gene encoding isocitrate dehydrogenase [NADP] (The RefSeq protein has 1 substitution compared to this genomic sequence) has translation MTFDKIKVENPIVEMDGDEMTRVIWKSIKDKLICPFLELDIKYFDLGLPHRDATDDKVTVESAEATQKYNVAIKCATITPDEARVKEFNLKSMWRSPNGTIRNILNGTVFREPIMCKNIPRLVPGWTKPICIGRHAFGDQYRATDTVIQGAGKLKLVFVPEGTDEKTEFEVYNFTGAGGVALSMYNTDESVRSFAEASMNMAYQKKWPLYLSTKNTILKKYDGRFKDIFQEVYEANWKSKYEEAGIWYEHRLIDDMAAYALKSEGGYVWACKNYDGDVQSDFLAQGFGSLGLMTSVLVCPDGKTIEAEAAHGTVTRHYRVHQKGGETSTNSIASIFAWTRGLAHRATLDNNERLLDFTEKLEAACIGAVESGKMTKDLALIIHGSKLSRDHYLNTEEFIDAVADELKARLLKAKA, from the exons ATgactttcgacaaaatcaaggttGAAAACCCTATCGTTGAGATGGACG GAGATGAAATGACTCGTGTTATTTGGAAATCGATCAAGGATAAG CTCATCTGTCCTTTTCTGGAGTTGGATATAAAATACTTTGACCTTGGCCTTCCGCACCGTGATGCCACAGACGATAAGGTTACAGTTGAAAGTGCGGAAGCCACTCAGAA ATACAATGTAGCTATTAAGTGTGCAACCATTACTCCAG ATGAGGCCCGTGTAAAAGAGTTTAACTTGAAATCCATGTGGAGGAGCCCAAATGGGACAATTAGAAACATCCTAAATG GAACGGTCTTCAGAGAACCAATTATGTGCAAAAATATTCCCCGACTTGTCCCAG GTTGGACTAAACCAATATGCATTGGTAGACATGCTTTTGGAGATCAATACCGGGCTACTGATACAGTTATTCAAGGAGCTGGAAAACTCAAATTGGTGTTTG TGCCAGAGGGAACAGACGAGAAGACTGAATTCGAAGTTTACAACTTTACTGGTGCTGGTGGAGTAGCTTTATCCATGTACAACACAGATGAG TCCGTCCGCTCATTTGCTGAGGCTTCAATGAACATGGCATACCAAAAGAAATGGCCACTCTATCTTAGTACAAAGAATACTATTCTTAAGAAATATGATGGGAG GTTTAAGGACATCTTCCAAGAAGTTTATGAAGCAAATTGGAAGTCCAAGTATGAGGAAGCAGGAATTTG GTATGAACACCGTCTTATCGACGATATGGTCGCTTATGCTTTAAAGAGTGAAGGTGGTTATGTATGGGCCTGCAAGAACTATGATGGGGATGTACAGAGTGATTTCTTAGCACAAG GTTTTGGATCCCTTGGGTTGATGACATCTGTCCTG GTGTGTCCTGATGGCAAGACCATTGAGGCTGAAGCAGCCCATGGAACTGTCACCCGCCACTACAGGGTTCACCAGAAAGGAGGTGAAACCAGCACAAACAGTATTGCGTCAATCTTTGCCTGGACTCGTGGACTTGCACACAG GGCAACGTTAGACAACAACGAAAGGCTCTTGGATTTTACTGAGAAACTAGAGGCAGCATGCATTGGTGCAGTTGAATCTGGAAAGATGACCAAAGATCTTGCACTTATCATCCATGGATCCAA GCTCTCGAGAGATCATTATCTCAACACTGAAGAGTTCATTGACGCCGTGGCCGATGAGCTCAAAGCAAGACTTCTGAAAGCAAAGGCCTAA